A stretch of the Orcinus orca chromosome 1, mOrcOrc1.1, whole genome shotgun sequence genome encodes the following:
- the PRR9 gene encoding proline-rich protein 9, whose product MSFNKQQCKQPCVPPPSLQKTQGHCQAKAEEVCLPPCQHPCQKKCPAQAQEVHLPQCQELNQENFLQQGQDPCLPLCQDQSPPQCVETCQEISQTKRVEVCPQKVQEKCLPPGKGK is encoded by the coding sequence ATGTCCTTTAATAAGCAGCAGTGCAAACAGCCATGTGTGCCTCCTCCAAGTCTTCAAAAGACCCAAGGGCATTGCCAGGCAAAGGCTGAGGAGGTGTGCCTCCCCCCATGCCAGCACCCTTGCCAAAAGAAGTGCCCAGCGCAAGCTCAAGAGGTGCATCTTCCTCAGTGCCAGGAGTTAAACCAAGAAAACTTCTTACAGCAAGGCCAAGACCCATGCCTACCTCTATGTCAAGACCAAAGCCCACCTCAGTGTGTGGAGACATGCCAGGAGATATCTCAGACAAAACGTGTGGAGGTTTGCCCACAGAAAGTCCAGGAGAAGTGCTTACCCCCTGGCAAGGGAAAGTAG